A region from the Saccharomonospora azurea NA-128 genome encodes:
- a CDS encoding FtsK/SpoIIIE domain-containing protein: protein MGRKVVEQRARVTHALEALRHRIGLALGAAGNAHSDAEHELTKLRLEQLVLSVGLDRAGTDSALAEYRGDPAMAAVLSWLESVRSRFYADWADGPDELRRLVASAAPGPAGRPPSEWLGKLGTEDGPASPGLWRIGEASVDGASVGRTPGTTLSFDVAVPLLDESHLSITSVPKTRATVDALVENLLMRVLSTFAPGAVKVHLWDVGQLTAVLPNFYALSRTSAVTVHDPTRLVDLLDELAGHIRRIHTQTMQAGYASLRALREATGKRVEPWRIAVLYGNGEDLAPEHLRDLKRVASGALAAGISLVLVDVPTVLGGSVETISLLDDRRAVTSMTGAGVEVRLDSPLPGGQVANAAARIAEAIVTRQGGPRSFADLLPTEFGQECSARELRTPVGFHEGEPVDVVIGDATPHALIGGPSGSGKTNFLYALLGGLAARYSPDELALYLLDFKEGVSFAGLAPGKKDESWLPHARLVGVNVNTDREFGLALLRFLSDEMRRRSAAAKEFEVTNIAELREADPNGHWPRIVAVIDEFQYLFAERDSVTAMATSLLEDLARRGRSQGIHLILASQDIAGIDAFWGKPAVFEQCTLRIAMPKARRVLAESNQAAVSAPRWHAVVNHESGVAHGNQLAHIPDASGKNTFPVLQRQLWQRYASHGRPRLFDGAVAPRLDELTAFTALAPGSSRPRALVGLSIEVADNAHGVELPAAPGRNLAVLGSSTAEALSVLDAATRSLARQHAPGTAEFVLGCAVDRCLDDVRALGDDLAALGHKAPVVPASELPALIAERAAQLSEADGECYLVLYGVDAVLPALEHKEPGRPSGLDHLRALLKQGPVKGLHVLGWWRGVARLKDTLGFGGTEDIGAWVALDVQGSELAAFCAGQVVHWAPRAGRALFFDRSTHASPEVTVPFHRPEADHA, encoded by the coding sequence ATGGGACGCAAGGTCGTCGAGCAGCGCGCGCGGGTGACCCACGCGCTGGAGGCGCTGCGCCACCGGATCGGGCTCGCCCTCGGCGCCGCCGGTAACGCCCACTCCGACGCCGAACACGAGCTCACGAAGCTGCGGCTGGAACAGCTGGTGCTGTCGGTGGGGCTCGACCGCGCCGGCACCGATTCCGCGCTCGCGGAGTACCGCGGTGATCCGGCCATGGCAGCGGTGCTGTCGTGGCTGGAGAGTGTCCGCAGCCGCTTCTACGCCGACTGGGCCGACGGGCCGGACGAGTTGCGTCGGCTGGTTGCCTCGGCGGCGCCGGGCCCCGCCGGGCGGCCGCCGAGCGAGTGGCTCGGCAAGCTCGGCACCGAGGACGGCCCGGCCTCGCCCGGGCTGTGGCGCATCGGCGAGGCCAGTGTGGACGGCGCGAGCGTCGGCCGGACACCGGGAACGACACTCTCGTTCGACGTCGCCGTGCCGCTGCTCGACGAGTCGCACCTGTCGATCACCTCGGTGCCGAAGACCCGCGCCACGGTCGACGCGCTCGTGGAGAACCTCCTCATGCGCGTGCTCAGCACGTTCGCGCCGGGCGCGGTGAAGGTGCACCTGTGGGACGTCGGTCAACTCACGGCCGTACTGCCGAACTTCTACGCGTTGAGCCGCACCAGTGCCGTCACGGTCCACGACCCCACGCGGCTGGTCGACCTGCTCGACGAACTCGCCGGGCACATCCGCCGCATCCACACGCAGACGATGCAGGCCGGGTACGCCTCGCTGCGCGCGCTGCGCGAGGCCACCGGCAAGCGCGTCGAACCGTGGCGCATCGCCGTGCTGTACGGCAACGGCGAGGACCTCGCTCCCGAACATCTGCGTGACCTCAAACGCGTCGCCAGCGGGGCGCTCGCCGCGGGCATCTCGCTCGTGCTCGTGGACGTGCCCACCGTGCTGGGCGGCTCCGTGGAGACCATCAGCCTGCTGGACGACCGGCGTGCGGTGACGTCGATGACCGGCGCAGGGGTCGAGGTGCGGCTCGATTCCCCGCTGCCGGGCGGGCAGGTGGCAAACGCGGCCGCCCGGATCGCCGAGGCCATCGTCACGCGCCAGGGTGGCCCGCGCTCGTTCGCCGACCTGCTGCCGACGGAGTTCGGCCAGGAGTGCTCGGCCCGCGAGCTGCGCACCCCGGTGGGCTTCCACGAGGGCGAACCCGTCGACGTCGTGATCGGCGACGCCACGCCGCACGCCCTCATCGGCGGGCCCAGCGGGTCGGGCAAGACCAACTTCCTCTACGCGTTGCTCGGCGGGCTCGCCGCCCGCTACTCGCCGGACGAGCTGGCCCTCTACCTGCTGGACTTCAAGGAAGGCGTGTCGTTCGCCGGGTTGGCGCCGGGCAAGAAGGACGAGAGCTGGCTGCCGCACGCGCGGCTGGTGGGTGTCAACGTCAACACCGACCGCGAGTTCGGGCTGGCACTGCTGCGGTTCCTCTCCGACGAGATGCGGCGCCGGTCGGCGGCGGCCAAGGAGTTCGAGGTCACCAACATCGCCGAGCTGCGTGAGGCCGACCCGAACGGGCACTGGCCGAGGATCGTCGCGGTGATCGACGAGTTCCAGTACCTGTTCGCCGAGCGCGACTCCGTGACGGCCATGGCCACGTCGCTGCTGGAGGACCTGGCGCGGCGCGGTCGTTCCCAGGGCATCCACCTGATCCTCGCGAGCCAGGACATCGCGGGCATCGACGCGTTCTGGGGCAAACCCGCCGTGTTCGAGCAGTGCACACTGCGCATCGCGATGCCGAAGGCGCGGCGGGTGCTGGCGGAGTCGAACCAGGCGGCCGTGTCGGCGCCCCGCTGGCACGCCGTCGTGAATCACGAGTCCGGTGTCGCGCACGGCAACCAGCTCGCCCACATCCCGGACGCGAGCGGCAAGAACACGTTCCCGGTGTTGCAGCGGCAGCTCTGGCAGCGCTACGCCTCGCACGGTCGGCCGAGACTGTTCGACGGCGCCGTCGCACCCCGCCTCGACGAACTCACGGCGTTCACCGCCCTCGCTCCCGGCAGCAGCAGGCCGAGAGCACTCGTGGGGCTGTCGATCGAGGTCGCCGACAACGCACACGGTGTCGAGCTACCCGCCGCACCGGGCCGCAACCTCGCCGTCCTCGGCAGCAGCACCGCCGAAGCGCTCTCCGTGCTCGACGCCGCGACCCGCTCCCTGGCCCGGCAACACGCACCGGGAACGGCGGAGTTCGTGCTCGGCTGCGCGGTGGACCGCTGTCTGGACGACGTCCGAGCTCTGGGCGACGACCTCGCCGCGCTCGGACACAAGGCCCCCGTGGTGCCGGCGAGCGAGCTCCCCGCCCTGATCGCCGAGCGCGCCGCACAGCTGTCCGAAGCGGATGGCGAGTGCTATCTCGTCCTCTACGGAGTCGACGCCGTCCTTCCCGCTCTCGAACACAAGGAACCGGGCAGGCCGAGTGGACTGGACCACCTGCGGGCTCTGCTCAAGCAGGGCCCGGTGAAGGGCCTGCACGTGCTGGGCTGGTGGCGCGGCGTGGCGCGGCTGAAGGACACGCTGGGCTTCGGCGGCACCGAGGACATCGGGGCCTGGGTGGCGCTCGACGTCCAGGGCAGCGAACTCGCGGCGTTCTGCGCGGGCCAGGTGGTGCACTGGGCGCCCCGAGCCGGCCGGGCGCTCTTCTTCGACCGCAGCACGCACGCGAGCCCGGAGGTCACCGTCCCGTTCCACCGCCCGGAGGCCGACCATGCCTGA
- a CDS encoding helix-turn-helix transcriptional regulator yields the protein HHETEDGHHGSQRVAQDVDVEHHVLGQAFRACGANVLLAQFPLRLADAVIASPEADGRADAARTAATAFVHKGQLDRAQDLYRWSDTRLSRLHAALVSVQQGKLADAESLLEAPGNGEPPTLVTAATAALVRGAIESVTTGPAAALSTLSDAAETLDPVGRSLFLPDTPAAVGALVGMQCGELPLAEALLDHAVKADGGGRTARTRHLLLSAWISMLRGDTETASRTLNSVGGELSARDWLFSVGLRAGIARRSSDLSALRDIWADVREAVLRLRVDLFTILPFAELAVAAARVGERERLAHHLRRARSLLATLGDPPLWSSTLHWNGLHAAVTADRRDEAAEHARALSRFADHSDYHQALADAAACWIDALGGAVDAERVESAARALHTAGLCWDAARLAGQAAIRTTDRSAMVTLLESARALQTGATTNTPQPASRPDSSVLSERERQVAELVVSGLTYRQVGDRLFISAKTVEHHVARMRQRLGATSRAELLAELRTLVTT from the coding sequence CCATCACGAGACCGAGGACGGTCACCACGGGAGTCAGCGTGTTGCGCAGGACGTGGACGTTGAACACCACGTGCTCGGGCAGGCCTTTCGAGCGTGCGGTGCGAACGTACTCCTTGCCCAGTTCCCGCTACGGCTGGCCGATGCGGTGATCGCCTCACCGGAAGCCGACGGCCGTGCCGACGCCGCGCGCACGGCCGCCACCGCCTTCGTCCACAAAGGCCAGCTCGACCGCGCACAGGACCTGTACCGCTGGTCGGACACCCGGCTCTCGCGACTGCACGCCGCCCTGGTCTCGGTGCAGCAGGGCAAGCTGGCCGACGCCGAGTCGCTGCTGGAGGCGCCGGGCAACGGAGAACCTCCCACACTGGTCACCGCGGCCACCGCGGCACTCGTGCGAGGTGCGATCGAGTCGGTGACCACCGGTCCGGCCGCCGCTCTGTCCACGTTGTCCGATGCGGCCGAGACGCTCGACCCGGTGGGTCGCTCGCTGTTCCTGCCCGACACCCCGGCCGCCGTCGGTGCCCTGGTCGGCATGCAGTGCGGTGAACTTCCGCTCGCCGAAGCGCTGCTCGACCACGCCGTGAAGGCCGACGGCGGAGGACGCACCGCCCGCACCCGGCACCTGCTGCTGTCGGCGTGGATCTCCATGCTGCGCGGCGACACGGAGACGGCCTCGCGCACGCTCAACTCGGTGGGCGGCGAGCTGTCCGCACGCGACTGGTTGTTCTCGGTCGGCCTGCGCGCGGGCATCGCCCGCCGGTCGAGCGACTTGTCCGCGTTGCGCGACATCTGGGCGGACGTGCGTGAGGCGGTGCTGCGGCTGCGCGTCGACCTGTTCACGATCCTGCCGTTCGCCGAGCTCGCCGTCGCGGCCGCACGCGTCGGCGAGCGGGAACGCCTCGCGCACCACCTGCGGCGCGCCCGGTCCCTGCTCGCCACGCTCGGGGACCCACCGCTGTGGTCGTCGACGTTGCACTGGAACGGCCTGCACGCGGCCGTCACCGCCGACCGCCGCGACGAGGCCGCCGAGCACGCGCGGGCGTTGTCGCGGTTCGCCGACCACAGCGACTACCACCAGGCTCTCGCCGACGCCGCCGCGTGCTGGATCGACGCACTCGGCGGAGCGGTCGACGCCGAACGCGTCGAGTCGGCCGCGCGGGCCCTCCACACCGCGGGGCTCTGCTGGGACGCCGCCCGGCTCGCCGGTCAGGCCGCCATCCGCACCACCGACCGCTCCGCGATGGTGACGCTGCTCGAAAGCGCTCGCGCGCTGCAGACCGGGGCGACGACGAACACCCCGCAGCCGGCCTCCCGACCCGACTCCAGCGTCCTCAGTGAACGCGAACGCCAGGTGGCCGAGCTGGTCGTCTCCGGCCTGACCTACCGGCAGGTGGGCGATCGGCTGTTCATCTCCGCCAAGACGGTCGAGCACCACGTGGCGCGCATGCGGCAACGGCTGGGCGCCACGAGCCGTGCCGAGCTGCTCGCGGAGCTGCGCACTCTGGTCACGACGTAG
- a CDS encoding endonuclease/exonuclease/phosphatase family protein — translation MKSSPRSARIAGSILLVAALGVLAAPGAVAHPQLDTDATPTRVHDIQGTTRLSPLLGERVSVDAVVTAERTFGSSRGFWIQDPRPDDDPRTSEGLFVFTGAHTPDVAPGDVVTVVGTVAEYHPGDPETTAAQSTTELVDAEWTVTARGAEVPEALVVGPDTVPDALTATPGGSIEDEPLRPDTYALDFWEAHEGELVSVSDVRLVGPSTDYDELYVTTKPEQNPSARGGTVYLGYDRPNTGVLKIESLIPFSQRPFPSGNTGDMLTGVTSGPVEYDAYGGYTLMATVLGEVKDNGLEREVTRAQRPGELAVATYNVENLSAVDSAEKFARLAEGVVHNLAVPDVVALEEIQDDNGPDGAGDGVVSADETLRRFTEAIVAAGGPRYEWRQIDPEDGADGGQPGGNIRVGFLFDPERVRFVDREGGDATTAVRVERDRRGPRLSVSPGRIEPGDPAWTESRKPLVGEFVFHGRTVFVVANHFASKGGDQPLHGRFQPPARPSEEQRIRQADVVRDFVDDVLAVDRKANVVVAGDLNDFPFSPTVRELTRGGALRSLVDTLPPHERYSYVFEGTSQVLDHVLVSRGPRRVDYDVVHVNAEFADQASDHDPQIVRFVPR, via the coding sequence GTGAAGTCTTCCCCACGCAGCGCGAGAATCGCGGGCAGCATCCTGCTCGTGGCGGCCCTGGGGGTGCTCGCCGCGCCCGGCGCGGTGGCGCACCCGCAGCTAGACACCGACGCCACGCCCACCCGCGTCCACGACATCCAGGGCACCACGCGGCTTTCACCCCTCCTGGGAGAGCGCGTGAGCGTCGATGCCGTGGTGACCGCGGAGCGGACCTTCGGGTCGAGCCGAGGGTTCTGGATCCAGGACCCCCGCCCGGACGACGACCCGCGCACGAGCGAGGGCCTGTTCGTCTTCACCGGTGCGCACACGCCGGACGTCGCTCCGGGCGATGTGGTCACCGTCGTGGGCACGGTGGCCGAGTACCACCCGGGCGATCCCGAGACCACGGCAGCGCAGTCCACGACCGAGCTCGTCGACGCCGAATGGACGGTCACGGCCCGGGGCGCCGAGGTGCCCGAGGCGCTCGTGGTCGGGCCGGACACGGTGCCCGACGCACTCACGGCGACGCCCGGCGGGTCCATCGAGGACGAGCCGTTGCGTCCCGACACCTACGCGCTCGACTTCTGGGAGGCGCACGAGGGCGAGCTGGTCTCCGTCTCCGACGTCCGGCTGGTCGGGCCCAGCACCGACTACGACGAGCTGTACGTCACGACCAAACCCGAGCAGAACCCCAGCGCGCGGGGCGGCACGGTGTACCTCGGCTACGACCGCCCCAACACGGGAGTGCTCAAGATCGAGTCGCTGATCCCGTTCTCGCAGCGGCCGTTCCCGTCGGGGAACACGGGCGACATGCTCACCGGTGTCACGTCCGGCCCGGTGGAGTACGACGCCTACGGCGGATACACGCTCATGGCGACCGTGCTCGGCGAGGTGAAGGACAACGGGCTGGAGCGTGAGGTCACGCGCGCTCAGCGGCCGGGCGAGTTGGCCGTGGCCACCTACAACGTCGAAAACTTGTCCGCTGTGGACAGTGCGGAGAAGTTCGCCCGCCTCGCCGAGGGTGTCGTCCACAACCTGGCGGTGCCCGACGTCGTCGCGTTGGAGGAGATCCAGGACGACAACGGGCCCGACGGAGCCGGTGACGGCGTGGTGTCCGCCGACGAGACGTTGCGCCGGTTCACCGAGGCGATCGTGGCCGCCGGTGGACCGCGGTACGAGTGGCGGCAGATCGATCCCGAGGACGGCGCCGACGGTGGTCAGCCCGGCGGCAACATCCGTGTCGGGTTCCTCTTCGACCCCGAGCGGGTGCGGTTCGTCGACCGCGAGGGCGGGGACGCCACGACGGCGGTCCGGGTCGAGCGCGACCGGCGCGGGCCCCGGCTGTCGGTGTCGCCCGGCCGCATCGAACCCGGCGATCCCGCGTGGACGGAGAGCCGGAAACCGCTGGTGGGCGAGTTCGTCTTCCATGGCCGCACAGTGTTCGTGGTGGCGAACCACTTCGCCTCCAAGGGCGGCGACCAGCCTCTGCACGGCCGGTTCCAGCCCCCGGCGCGGCCGTCGGAGGAGCAGCGGATCCGGCAGGCGGACGTCGTGCGCGACTTCGTGGACGACGTGCTGGCGGTGGACCGCAAGGCCAACGTCGTCGTGGCGGGCGACCTGAACGACTTCCCGTTCTCGCCCACCGTCCGGGAGCTGACCCGCGGGGGAGCGCTGCGCTCGCTGGTCGACACGCTCCCGCCCCACGAGCGCTACAGCTACGTCTTCGAAGGCACCTCGCAGGTGCTCGACCACGTGCTCGTTTCGCGCGGCCCACGCCGGGTGGACTACGACGTCGTGCACGTCAACGCCGAGTTCGCCGACCAGGCGAGCGACCACGACCCGCAGATCGTGCGGTTCGTCCCCCGGTAG
- a CDS encoding IniB N-terminal domain-containing protein, which translates to MNAQGEAETEYDVTLSEPAVVPQEPTLHDFVVNLLNDATARAAFAQDPTGMLDVAGLGGITPQDVQDVVPLVMDRVGAEPEDGVLNGVDDVIEQLRGVAQTQEGRADLSEVTEATDLDSVVGGVTAGGSATLDDVTGVLRYDTGAVTGETAGQLDDNGLNLGSYTDTLAARASGVGGVGLDSSGGMASVDSVVGAADGMLDADADGVSGVGGVSADRLDAGVFGDVAEDSVVGGAGLRSDVVSGEGSALLTEDGYAAGGTLETPFGAYGVEVSDELSVSVPEVTTKGDVVDSLDADTLTRGSEAAASTVATYVTSGGAALPGTVRDAAEDLSGDLPVNVPADLPLGGPQTLPVDGAADLANASTLDDQVLSQPRDLGLDIDEPIQVVDLDTDLPELAGPVYDLASDLHRDLNSLPDQLGFAVPAEKPEMPDLPVLNPMPESADDRGAAGSAVGTENLDDVTRVAEPVSSGVDQVADTVSGSPLGGVAEQGEDLLSGGAGLNDLDLGH; encoded by the coding sequence ATGAACGCACAGGGCGAGGCGGAGACCGAGTACGACGTCACCCTCTCGGAGCCCGCAGTCGTCCCGCAGGAGCCGACGCTGCACGACTTCGTGGTGAATCTGCTCAACGACGCCACCGCCCGTGCCGCCTTCGCGCAGGACCCGACCGGGATGCTCGACGTGGCCGGTCTCGGGGGCATCACCCCGCAGGACGTCCAGGACGTCGTGCCGCTCGTGATGGACCGCGTCGGCGCCGAGCCGGAGGACGGCGTGCTGAACGGCGTGGACGACGTCATCGAGCAGCTCAGGGGCGTGGCGCAGACCCAGGAGGGGCGCGCCGACCTGTCGGAGGTCACCGAGGCCACCGACCTCGACTCGGTCGTGGGTGGAGTCACCGCGGGCGGAAGCGCCACCCTGGACGACGTGACGGGTGTGCTGCGCTACGACACCGGTGCCGTCACCGGTGAGACCGCGGGTCAGCTCGACGACAACGGCCTGAACCTCGGCTCCTACACCGACACCCTGGCCGCGCGTGCGTCCGGTGTGGGCGGTGTCGGTCTGGACAGCTCGGGCGGCATGGCCTCCGTCGACAGTGTCGTGGGTGCCGCGGACGGCATGCTGGACGCGGATGCCGACGGCGTCTCGGGCGTGGGCGGCGTGAGCGCCGACCGGCTCGACGCGGGCGTGTTCGGCGACGTGGCCGAGGACAGCGTCGTGGGTGGCGCGGGCCTGCGTAGCGACGTGGTGTCGGGAGAGGGTTCCGCGCTGCTCACCGAGGACGGCTACGCCGCCGGTGGCACGCTGGAGACGCCCTTCGGCGCCTACGGGGTCGAGGTGTCGGACGAGCTGAGCGTCAGCGTCCCCGAGGTCACGACCAAGGGCGACGTGGTCGACAGCCTCGACGCCGACACGCTCACGCGGGGCAGTGAGGCCGCCGCGAGCACGGTGGCCACCTACGTCACCTCCGGTGGTGCCGCGCTGCCGGGGACGGTTCGCGACGCCGCCGAGGACCTGTCCGGCGACCTCCCGGTGAACGTGCCCGCCGACCTCCCCCTGGGTGGCCCCCAGACGCTCCCGGTGGACGGTGCCGCCGACCTCGCGAACGCGTCCACGCTGGACGACCAGGTGCTCTCGCAGCCTCGCGACCTCGGGTTGGACATCGACGAGCCGATCCAGGTCGTCGACCTCGACACCGACCTGCCCGAGCTGGCCGGCCCGGTGTACGACCTCGCGTCGGACCTGCACAGGGACCTCAACTCGCTGCCCGACCAGCTGGGCTTCGCCGTTCCGGCCGAGAAGCCGGAGATGCCCGACCTGCCGGTTCTGAACCCGATGCCCGAGTCGGCTGACGACAGGGGCGCCGCCGGCAGCGCGGTGGGCACCGAGAACCTCGACGACGTCACGCGTGTCGCGGAGCCGGTGAGCAGTGGTGTGGACCAAGTTGCCGACACCGTCAGTGGCAGCCCGCTCGGCGGGGTCGCCGAGCAGGGTGAAGATCTGCTCTCCGGTGGTGCGGGCCTCAACGACCTGGACCTCGGTCACTGA
- a CDS encoding dynamin family protein, with translation MKASPWLDVLDEAIRSCAAHDRTDLAGRLRARRAELAGPKVRVVVLGARGQGKSQLLNGLLGAAVCAVGDDVTTTVPTVIEYATGPVAALVPGSPVPLVEAGRGADSLVLEGPAHSAPALTSADRTSVSVESATAVANGRPDVARVEIGLPRALLETGLTLVDTPPYGSEPDEHARAALATLPSADAVLLTTDVTRELAPGELDVLERVLAWCPTVAVVLTKTDLVPGWQRVAERTRARLQQQGLPVTVFGVSSALRLIAARKNDAELNTESGFPALVSYLHHELMGNVDVLRRRCAGLLAGLAAERIMGPLRERLRELQQGGDSELSARYRAASKQLERLQREASRWQTMLSDEVADLTADLDYDLRDRTRRILREADEYFEVADPAKDWTAFEDWLRENLTAAAEANSRWLLDRFEWITRKLANVIAVHRPDAFAPEDVLPARPTDEIAELRGPNFEKFSIGQKLFVGMRGSYSGLLMFGLATTLAGMDLINPISIGAGVAFGAKSVFEERGTRLKRRQSAARSAAHRYVDDFFLAYGKESKDTVRLIHRELRDRCTTVAQELRTEISEAAARVKQVIDAEAAERGTAMRDVARRIDELELLRRRAEALAPRSVPRGLTA, from the coding sequence ATGAAGGCTTCCCCGTGGCTCGACGTCCTGGACGAGGCGATCCGTTCTTGTGCCGCTCACGACCGGACCGACCTCGCCGGGCGACTGCGTGCCCGGCGTGCCGAGCTGGCCGGACCCAAGGTGCGGGTCGTGGTGCTCGGTGCGCGGGGGCAGGGCAAGAGCCAACTCCTCAACGGACTCCTCGGTGCGGCGGTGTGCGCGGTCGGCGACGACGTCACCACCACCGTCCCGACAGTGATCGAGTACGCGACCGGGCCCGTGGCCGCTCTGGTGCCGGGGAGCCCGGTGCCGCTTGTGGAGGCGGGTCGTGGCGCGGACAGCCTCGTGCTGGAAGGGCCCGCCCACAGTGCTCCGGCGTTGACGAGCGCCGACCGGACGTCGGTGTCGGTGGAGTCGGCCACCGCGGTCGCCAACGGCCGTCCCGACGTGGCACGAGTCGAGATCGGACTCCCCCGCGCGCTCCTGGAGACGGGTCTCACGCTCGTCGACACACCGCCCTACGGGTCCGAACCGGACGAGCACGCGCGCGCCGCGCTCGCCACGCTGCCCAGCGCCGACGCGGTGTTGCTGACCACCGACGTGACGCGGGAGCTCGCGCCGGGCGAGCTGGACGTGCTGGAACGTGTCCTGGCATGGTGCCCCACCGTCGCCGTCGTGCTCACCAAGACCGACCTCGTGCCCGGGTGGCAGCGCGTGGCGGAGCGCACGCGCGCGCGGCTGCAGCAGCAGGGTCTGCCCGTGACGGTGTTCGGAGTCTCGTCGGCGTTGCGGTTGATCGCGGCGAGGAAGAACGACGCGGAGCTGAACACCGAGTCCGGCTTTCCCGCGCTCGTCTCGTACCTGCACCACGAGCTCATGGGCAACGTGGACGTGCTGCGCAGGCGGTGCGCGGGGCTGCTCGCCGGGCTGGCCGCGGAGCGGATCATGGGCCCGTTGCGCGAGCGGCTCCGTGAGCTCCAGCAGGGCGGTGACAGCGAGTTGTCCGCCCGCTATCGCGCGGCGAGCAAGCAGCTCGAACGGTTGCAGCGGGAGGCCTCGCGCTGGCAGACCATGCTGTCGGACGAGGTGGCCGATCTCACCGCCGACCTGGACTACGACCTGCGCGACCGGACGCGGCGCATCCTTCGGGAGGCGGACGAGTACTTCGAGGTGGCCGATCCGGCGAAGGACTGGACGGCGTTCGAGGACTGGTTGCGCGAGAACCTGACGGCCGCGGCGGAAGCGAACTCGCGGTGGTTGCTCGACCGGTTCGAGTGGATCACCCGGAAGCTCGCCAACGTCATCGCCGTCCACCGTCCGGACGCGTTCGCGCCCGAGGACGTGCTTCCCGCGCGCCCCACCGACGAGATCGCCGAGCTGCGAGGACCGAACTTCGAGAAGTTCTCGATCGGGCAGAAACTGTTCGTCGGCATGCGCGGGTCGTACAGCGGGTTGCTGATGTTCGGTCTCGCCACCACGTTGGCGGGAATGGACCTCATCAACCCGATCTCGATCGGTGCGGGAGTGGCGTTCGGCGCGAAGAGCGTGTTCGAGGAACGGGGCACGCGACTCAAGCGCAGGCAGTCCGCGGCGCGCAGCGCGGCCCACCGCTACGTCGACGACTTCTTCCTCGCCTACGGCAAGGAAAGCAAGGACACCGTGCGGCTGATCCATCGCGAACTGCGCGACCGGTGCACGACGGTGGCCCAGGAGCTGCGCACGGAGATCAGCGAGGCGGCTGCGCGGGTCAAGCAGGTCATCGACGCCGAGGCGGCGGAGCGCGGCACGGCCATGCGTGACGTGGCTCGGCGGATCGACGAGCTGGAGTTGTTGCGCAGGCGGGCCGAGGCGTTGGCTCCCCGGTCGGTACCGCGGGGGCTCACGGCATGA
- a CDS encoding Hsp70 family protein, whose protein sequence is MRYVLGIHLGATRVSAAVSRYRRGHWSPPEVVPLGGSTRWTESVLHVSGQGDLLVGHAALRHAVTEPERVARAPLHRTGDPVPFVLGELSYPAEALAAGMIGWVADRVAETEAAHAERIVVTHPPSWSAYRRGLLHEALDAAELPGVLALPSPIAAAEGHLGTPDVTPVEPGRLLAVCALGGVHVETALLRRTPHGVELLAHNESSEHEAGCRLDDLVVRHVLDRSEVDASDPGAMSRLRGAAIAAKERLSTTTDVLVTDTVSLSRQEFEHLATPVLRSAVRRLRRLLVHVPEGQLAAAVLVGGSANIPLAATLARAELPCPVVVAEDPGTALSRGAALAARPRPHPRPGPAQEPPPEAVEPGDSGAPGSGGALVPGVDDAPALSGQPDAFEDFEPPPHRPPVEITPLQPPRRRFSRPRRGGSPESRDEER, encoded by the coding sequence ATGCGCTATGTCCTGGGGATACACCTCGGCGCCACCCGTGTGAGCGCGGCGGTCTCCCGCTACCGCCGCGGTCACTGGAGTCCGCCCGAGGTCGTCCCCCTCGGGGGTTCCACTCGCTGGACCGAGTCCGTCCTGCACGTGTCCGGCCAGGGCGACCTCCTGGTCGGACACGCCGCGTTACGGCACGCGGTGACCGAGCCCGAACGGGTGGCACGGGCACCGTTGCACCGTACCGGCGATCCCGTGCCGTTCGTGTTGGGTGAGCTGTCCTACCCCGCGGAGGCGCTCGCCGCAGGCATGATCGGATGGGTCGCCGACCGGGTCGCCGAGACCGAGGCGGCCCACGCCGAACGCATCGTCGTGACCCACCCACCGAGCTGGTCGGCCTACCGGCGGGGCCTGCTGCACGAAGCCCTCGACGCGGCCGAGCTGCCCGGGGTCCTGGCGCTGCCGAGTCCGATCGCCGCGGCCGAGGGCCACTTGGGCACCCCGGACGTGACGCCCGTCGAGCCGGGTCGCCTGCTGGCGGTGTGCGCCCTCGGCGGCGTGCACGTGGAGACCGCCCTGCTGCGCCGGACTCCCCACGGCGTCGAGTTGCTCGCCCACAACGAGTCGTCGGAGCACGAGGCGGGCTGCAGGCTCGACGACCTGGTGGTCCGCCACGTCCTCGACCGTTCCGAAGTCGACGCCTCGGACCCGGGTGCGATGAGCCGCTTGCGGGGCGCCGCCATCGCCGCGAAGGAACGCCTCTCGACGACGACGGACGTGCTGGTCACCGACACCGTGTCGCTGAGCAGGCAGGAGTTCGAGCACCTCGCCACGCCGGTGCTGCGCAGCGCGGTGCGCAGACTGCGGCGCCTGCTCGTGCACGTTCCCGAAGGACAGCTCGCCGCGGCGGTGCTGGTGGGCGGCAGCGCGAACATCCCGCTCGCGGCCACGCTCGCGCGCGCCGAACTACCCTGCCCTGTCGTGGTCGCCGAGGATCCGGGTACCGCGCTGAGCCGCGGAGCAGCGCTCGCCGCACGACCGAGACCACACCCCAGACCGGGCCCGGCGCAGGAGCCACCGCCGGAGGCCGTGGAACCCGGGGATTCCGGCGCGCCCGGGAGCGGCGGCGCACTCGTCCCCGGCGTCGACGACGCACCCGCGCTGTCCGGGCAACCGGACGCGTTCGAGGACTTCGAACCACCGCCGCACCGGCCACCCGTCGAGATCACCCCACTGCAGCCTCCGCGCCGCCGGTTCTCCCGGCCGCGCCGCGGTGGCTCCCCCGAATCCCGAGACGAGGAACGCTGA